In Tachysurus fulvidraco isolate hzauxx_2018 chromosome 1, HZAU_PFXX_2.0, whole genome shotgun sequence, a single window of DNA contains:
- the LOC113635008 gene encoding uncharacterized protein LOC113635008 isoform X2 gives MGPCLTKAKGKIEDDDREAEEQRRREEAQHRREEERRRREEEQRRREEAQRRKEEEQRRREEERHRKEEERRRREEAQRRREEERRRREEERRRRDEAQRRQEEARRRQEEERRRQEEERRRRDEARRRQEEERRIQEEERRRQEEERRRREEEQRRQAQLERERQIEEQIRRESELTIKKLSQATKTLKQKQRLRGHELHHQTHIMQQPLEAEIEIDEVTEIEKKFSELLCEYQITDEEDSEETLEDRMKTLQNELMVEYCKKHDLTSSCMFSFDTAVGYETLPLHDRLTVLETVLQLVFEEDENDHTHKHDQDFLLDVLELLQDDHPSLGFNLLQNVLQTDMQLSTQSKEILCQIAFNNTWKLAEITAFMRYVLRNDKDQVQAILHIAQTYKLEYGNVLNALDKSDPFRWLKGYVDTERNKNADTIISEMRNSNYPENVLTILEDVLVYLETELPKYKRTDLHKNDILSVKKMVKELDFTNPDRQVLKSVLVQMSLAVKMCSAVTIQKGKEEKVIEGYLPRLTQIAAMVAFLLPKSKTNTGCLLEIGTGEGKSCILAMLAVIHAMRGVKVDIVTSSPVLARRDLEEWSKLYKMFNVTSSAVPPVLNDVSSEKQEEMTQEAYKQDVVYSTVGTFAADTLKQEFEKKTTRGDRRFEMVLVDEVDYMTLDNGVQITFLSHESSGLQHLEQVLASIWAIISACRPIGEEETGETMWATRVQSFHTTALIAMIGSDKNDRFSPLEILLPGIELGFYSEEDFENLQVSINEEGEKKQGDIENEAWKTIMAKTGIEQQYDLLNVLEMGMEDKVAFNCYVYQPETRKVTQFGEQKTKTDQNINMLLLENGKACEMLSENLLIEATVSQLKSKIKYSQQCRSEEDNESLVIPYFLEKYLENQLPLFVENALKAIQMTKGREYMIERSLKAQGLDVDEDDQHMYHAIIPVDFQASGMLEKRKRWGDGLQQFLEMKHQLTLSPLSNVTNYMSNSNFFKRYLMGKGIFGVSGTLGGDADKGFLARHYKTVSCVIPPHQRQKVTELPAVQVRGGTDQWIQTICATVSKVSKRGQVVLVVCEDVNTANALNDKIGAETKHSVTMYTMSECHNIENQEFGKGRIIITTNLGGRGTDIKVTEEVNRCGGLFVLLTYFTNNRRVEKQVFGRTGRKGTPGMVQVILNHDRLAMAYRGHTIEVMRKLREEYEVNRIKEMEKEKLAEIEMKEELFSTFCQFLSYFDKHYSTIEKIDLFEVKIKDVHRYFKSFQSKMDYHPALNALKESWGIWLILHTDQINIHSDFTHLKEDLIQNLQDTSDKLLQGHSENFYDHIQQALGRTALHLQNKNKCDYGAKTYWKKASDSDNYYRAVALYNQAYITINLAKEGYKSEACSLLKEAEKTLDVYISETTRTLSFCSLSVTQDFEPHHSGSCNLQIQMQARMNIFNSWKQNIKKILDMLGSGSGDFKTVDLTLYSLSNEEDFVSSSELGLFRNYGLALVFEVKQKPKFSFDALLCCFLGVLQVVAGVLVCTLSAGSMSSFGLGLISEGVSDMISGVMGMINGTFDWASWAISKAISIGISLACGGFSVLKRSFSSVKNAARNILNGTKSLKSVACNALKSGKNMFVSACKSTKSMVSSICMKNLSRNAVKPILKQSCKYAVQELAIQGVNTALNTWIDPKIKKTFEQGFQNTFKKSVRSTLHQNKEFVRALTDFISSGIPKAALQKESGSYRISKSLEKEMMDQTVYNTNLVINDLMVNCKQIHQVINTLSQVWDKSVEYVAHRPYTCIKKLLSAASMYTTIYEMFSSIPTKQTIDCNFVPAFLKSLHEEALFETYDHDGRDKLEDVKRLKDDLIDLISKVLSQTMVERFSGSATSLFTKTFTQRLNSVTGKVVGNLLGRHETQCFFVNQQHHHDLKSATKCKERPLSEEEINELKCYANTVTDEQKPATALEFHVLTKSNLLVGKGICLTVIDDQGKILTEETYPGTDPGAGTIKLLLTKTPQTSPGTRGTWSKLHQRAMGIDTPVSGHIDIIRPDGSREIVNSTNQNCLFHAVIQATTKDPNDVVQQKAIELRSKVSQEIVAKPYKYHKAVKIQNMFNRTNSSNKFKIEAGIREGDQEKFESFIKNMTPEEIINAYHLGKVAEYESLLDMDKPTTGVIEADHIPPKSSLIKLLRNPEMVKSLKNNNKAAYDLVMSMREDQNGKKQLCMNTLYSDHRRALTSGNSSEARASRDLLTNTLASGDMEKVLKQSFILAHPRCSEHIRNSLGIKHNTETKNSGLSDCHKYYKDGFDKLVGEYSRKKLIDQNQTERLMQWVKEERYWDMSAVEYKEIKGAIKDKAINRRNTDHMRPNYQRHKL, from the exons ATGGGTCCATGTTTAACAAAGGCGAAGG GGAAAATTGAAGATGATGACAGAGAGGCAGAAGAGCAACGTAGACGGGAAGAAGCGCAGCATAGACGAGAAGAGGAGCGGCGTAGACGAGAAGAGGAGCAGCGTAGACGAGAAGAGGCGCAGCGTAGAAAAGAAGAGGAGCAGCGTAGACGAGAAGAGGAGCGGCATAGAAAAGAAGAGGAGCGGCGTAGACGAGAAGAGGCGCAGCGTAGACGAGAAGAGGAGCGGCGTAGACGAGAAGAGGAGCGGCGTAGACGGGATGAGGCACAACGTAGACAAGAAGAGGCGCGGCGTAGACAAGAAGAGGAGCGGCGTAGACAAGAAGAGGAGCGGCGTAGACGGGATGAGGCGCGGCGTAGACAAGAAGAGGAGAGGCGTATACAAGAAGAAGAGAGGCGTAGACAAGAAGAGGAGCGGCGTAGACGAGAAGAGGAGCAGAGGCGTCAGGCTCAACTTGAACGTGAACGGCAAATTGAGGAACAGATTAGAAGGGAAAGTGAGCTTACAATTAAGAAGCTTTCACAAGCCACAAAGACACTGAAGCAGAAACAGAGGCTGAGAGGCCATGAGCTCCATCACCAAACTCATATAATGCAACAGCCTCTGGAGGCTGAAATTGAAATAGATGAG gtTACAGAAATAGAGAAGAAATTCTCAGAGCTCCTATGTGAATATCAAATAACTGATGAGGAAGACTCAGAGGAGACATTAGAAGACAGGATGAAAACCCTACAAAATGAGTTAATGGTGGAGTACTGTAAGAAACATGACCTGACCAGTAGCTGCATGTTTTCTTTCGACACTGCAGTTGGTTATGAGACTTTACCTCTACATGATAGACTGACAGTGCTTGAGACAGTACTGCAGTTAGTTTTTGAGGAGGATGaaaatgaccacacacacaaacatgatcaGGATTTCCTCTTGGATGTGCTCGAACTGTTGCAAGACGATCATCCATCACTTGGGTTTAATCTTTTACAGAACGTTCTTCAAACTGATATGCAACTTTCTACACAGAGTAAAGAAATTCTGTGTCAGATTGCGTTCAACAACACATGGAAACTGGCAGAAATAACAGCTTTCATGCGTTATGTTCTCAGGAATGACAAAGACCAAGTGCAGGCAATACTTCACATTGCACAGACCTACAAGTTGGAGTATGGGAATGTCCTCAATGCTTTAGATAAATCTGATCCCTTCAGATGGCTGAAAGGGTATGttgacacagagagaaacaaaaatgcTGATACTATTATAAGTGAAATGCGCAACTCAAACTACCCTGAGAATGTCCTGACAATACTAGAGGATGTTCTGGTATATCTGGAAACAGAGCTTCCAAAATACAAAAGAACTGATCTCCATAAAAATGACATTCTGAGTGTAAAGAAAATGGTTAAAGAACTGGATTTTACCAACCCAGACAGACAAGTTCTCAAAAGTGTTCTAGTGCAAATGTCACTCGCAGTAAAAATGTGCTCTGCTGTCACTATTCAAAAGGGTAAAGAGGAAAAAGTCATTGAAGGATATCTTCCCAGATTAACTCAAATTGCAGCCATGGTGGCTTTCCTGCTTCCAAAATCAAAAACCAACACAGGTTGTCTTCTTGAAATTGGGACAGGTGAAGGGAAATCTTGTATATTAGCCATGCTTGCTGTGATCCATGCCATGCGTGGTGTGAAGGTGGACATTGTGACGAGCTCTCCGGTCCTTGCTCGTCGTGATTTAGAGGAATGGAGCAAACTTTACAAGATGTTCAACGTAACGTCATCAGCTGTTCCTCCAGTGCTGAATGATGTCTCATctgaaaaacaagaagaaatgaCTCAGGAAGCATACAAACAAGATGTAGTGTATAGTACTGTTGGAACATTTGCAGCAGATACACTGAAACAAGAGTTTGAGAAGAAAACAACTCGAGGAGACAGGAGGTTTGAGATGGTCCTTGTGGATGAGGTTGACTACATGACCTTGGATAATGGAGTTCAAATAACATTTCTGTCCCATGAGTCCAGCGGACTCCAACATTTGGAACAAGTCCTAGCAAGCATCTGGGCCATAATATCTGCATGTCGACCAATTGGGGAGGAAGAAACTGGAGAGACCATGTGGGCAACAAGAGTCCAGAGTTTTCACACAACTGCCCTGATAGCAATGATTGGTTCAGATAAAAATGATAGATTTTCACCACTGGAAATTCTGTTGCCAGGCATTGAATTAGGCTTTTACTCAGAGGAAGATTTTGAAAATTTGCAGGTCTCTATTAATGAAGAAGGTGAAAAGAAACAAGGAGACATTGAAAATGAGGCATGGAAGACCATCATGGCCAAAACAGGAATAGAACAACAATATGATCTGCTCAATGTTCTTGAGATGGGGATGGAGGACAAGGTGGCATTTAACTGTTATGTTTATCAGCCAGAAACAAGAAAAGTGACTCAGTTTGGAGAGCAAAAGACAAAAACTGACCAAAACATCAACATGCTGCTACTTGAAAATGGAAAAGCTTGTGAGATGCTGTCTGAAAATTTGCTCATTGAAGCCACTGTTAGCCAGTTGAAATCCAAAATTAAATACTCTCAACAATGTAGGTCAGAAGAAGATAACGAATCTCTTGTAATCCCTTATTTCTTAGAGAAATACCTGGAAAATCAGCTGCCACTGTTTGTTGAGAATGCACTGAAGGCCATTCAGATGACCAAAGGCAGAGAGTACATGATTGAGAGATCTCTAAAAGCTCAGGGATTAGATGTTGATGAAGATGATCAACACATGTACCATGCAATAATCCCAGTGGACTTTCAGGCTAGTGGAAtgctggagaaaagaaaacgaTGGGGTGATGGACTACAACAATTTCTGGAGATGAAGCATCAACTAACTTTATCTCCATTATCAAATGTGACAAACTACATGTCAAATTCAAATTTCTTTAAAAGATATCTCATGGGGAAAGGGATATTTGGTGTTTCTGGAACACTAGGCGGAGATGCAGACAAGGGTTTCCTGGCAAGACATTACAAAACGGTTAGCTGTGTCATACCACCTCATCAACGTCAGAAGGTTACTGAGCTGCCTGCAGTACAAGTGAGGGGAGGTACTGACCAGTGGATCCAAACTATTTGTGCCACAGTCTCAAAAGTGTCTAAACGAGGACAGGTGGTGTTAGTCGTGTGTGAGGACGTCAACACAGCAAATGCGCTCAATGATAAAATTGGAGCAGAAACTAAACATTCAGTTACCATGTACACGATGAGCGAGTGCCACAACATTGAGAACCAGGAGTTCGGCAAGGGACGGATCATTATTACCACTAACCTTGGAGGACGTGGGACAGACATTAAGGTCACAGAAGAGGTTAACCGCTGCGGTGGACTCTTTGTGCTCCTCACATACTTCACCAATAACCGAAGAGTCGAGAAACAAGTGTTTGGACGAACAGGTCGAAAAGGCACCCCAGGGATGGTCCAGGTAATACTGAACCATGATCGTCTGGCCATGGCCTACCGAGGCCATACTATTGAAGTCATGAGGAAACTGAGAGAAGAATATGAAGTTAATCGAATAAAAGAAATGGAGAAGGAGAAACTAGCTGAAATTGAAATGAAGGAAGAGCTGTTCTCTACATTTTGTCAGTTCCTTAGTTACTTTGACAAGCATTATAGTACAATAGAGAAGATAGACCTCTTTGAAGTGAAAATTAAAGATGTCCATCGTTACTTTAAATCTTTTCAGAGTAAGATGGACTATCACCCAGCACTGAATGCTTTGAAGGAATCATGGGGTATATGGCTGATACTTCATACAGACCAGATTAACATACACAGTGACTTTACACACCTGAAAGAAGACCTAATCCAGAACTTGCAGGACACAAGTGACAAACTTTTACAAGGTCACAGTGAAAACTTTTATGACCACATCCAGCAGGCATTAGGAAGAACTGCCTTGCAtcttcaaaacaaaaataaatgtgactaTGGAGCGAAAACTTACTGGAAAAAAGCCTCTGACTCAGACAACTACTACAGAGCTGTTGCACTGTATAATCAGGCCTACATTACCATTAACTTGGCCAAAGAGGGCTACAAAAGTGAGGCATGTTCTTTACTCAAGGAGGCAGAAAAGACCTTAGATGTTTACATATCTGAAACAACCAGAACATTGAGCTTCTGTTCTTTGTCTGTTACTCAAGATTTTGAACCACACCACAGTGGCAGCTGTAACTTACAAATACAAATGCAGGCAAGGATGAACATATTTAACTCATGGaaacaaaatatcaaaaaaATACTTGACATGCTTGGATCAGGCAGTGGAGACTTCAAAACTGTGGACTTGACTCTTTATAGTTTATCAAATGAGGAGGATTTTGTGTCTTCTAGTGAACTCGGCCTCTTTCGTAATTATGGCCTTGCACTTGTGTTTGAGGTGAAACAAAAGCCCAAATTCTCATTTGATGCCCTGCTTTGTTGTTTTCTCGGTGTGCTTCAGGTTGTAGCAGGAGTTCTGGTGTGCACTCTGTCAGCTGGTTCCATGTCCTCATTTGGTCTTGGCTTGATCTCAGAAGGCGTGTCTGATATGATCAGTGGAGTCATGGGTATGATAAATGGCACATTTGATTGGGCATCGTGGGCGATATCTAAAGCAATAAGTATAGGAATCTCTTTGGCCTGTGGGGGATTCAGTGTGCTCAAAAGATCATTCTCCTCTGTGAAAAATGCTGCACGTAATATTCTCAATGGCACCAAATCCCTAAAAAGTGTTGCATGTAATGCCCTTAAATCAggaaaaaacatgtttgtttcagCATGTAAATCCACCAAATCAATGGTGTCATCAATATGTATGAAAAATCTCTCAAGGAATGCAGTCAAACCAATTTTGAAACAATCCTGTAAATATGCTGTTCAGGAATTGGCAATTCAAGGAGTAAACACTGCTTTGAACACATGGATCGATCCTAAAATTAAAAAGACTTTCGAACAAGGTTTTCAAAATACTTTTAAGAAATCTGTACGTTCAACATTACACCAAAATAAAGAGTTTGTTCGAGCACTCACAGATTTCATCAGCTCAGGAATTCCAAAGGCTGCCTTGCAGAAAGAATCTGGTTCTTACAGGATTAGCAAATCCCTAGAGAAGGAAATGATGGACCAAACGGTTTACAATACAAACCTTGTCATAAATGATCTCATGGTAAACTGTAAACAGATACATCAGGTGattaacacactctcacaagtATGGGACAAATCAGTAGAGTATGTTGCACACCGACCTTATACCTGCATCAAGAAACTTCTGAGTGCTGCAAGCATGTACACTACCATTTATGAAATGTTCTCCTCCATTCCTACTAAACAGACCATTGACTGTAATTTTGTTCCTGCATTTTTGAAGTCTCTGCATGAAGAAGCTTTATTTGAGACATATGACCATGATGGAAGGGACAAACTGGAAGATGTCAAAAGGCTTAAAGATGATCTTATTGACTTAATTTCAAAAGTTCTTTCCCAAACAATGGTGGAGAGATTTTCTGGGTCTGCCACCTCCttgtttacaaaaacatttactcaACGATTAAACTCTGTTACTGGAAAAGTAGTTGGTAATTTACTGGGTAGGCATGAAACCCAATGTTTCTTTGTCAATCAGCAGCATCATCATGATCTGAAATCTGCCACTAAATGCAAGGAAAGGCCTTTGTCTGAGGAAGAAATAAATGAGCTCAAGTGCTACGCTAATACTGTAACTGATGAACAAAAGCCAGCAACAGCTTTAGAATTTCATGTACTCACAAAGAGTAACTTGCTGGTTGGAAAAGGAATTTGTCTTACTGTCATAGATGATCAAGGAAAAATTCTCACAGAGGAGACTTACCCAGGAACTGACCCAGGAGCTGGTACTATCAAACTTCTGCTGACAAAAACACCTCAAACTTCTCCAGG AACAAGAGGAACATGGAGTAAACTGCATCAAAGGGCCATGGGTATAGACACACCTGTCAGTGGCCACATTGATATTATACGACCTGATGGCTCTCGGGAAATTGTGAACTCCACAAATCAGAACTGTCTGTTTCATGCTGTCATCCAAGCAACAACTAAAGACCCAAATGATGTTGTACAACAAAAAGCCATAGAACTCAGGAGCAAAGTCAGTCAGGAG attgtaGCCAAACCATACAAATACCATAAGGCTGTGAAGATTCAGAATATGTTCAACAGAACAAACAGCTCCAATAAATTTAAAATCGAAGCTGGAATAAGGGAAGGAGACCAGGAAAAGTTTGAAAGTTTTATCAAAAACATGACTCCAGAGGAAATTATTAATGCTTACCACTTGGGAAAAGTGGCAGAATATGAGAG CCTTTTGGACATGGACAAACCCACTACAGGAGTCATTGAAGCAGACCACATTCCACCAAAGAGTAGTTTAATAAAACTTCTAAGAAATCCAGAAATGGTGAAATCactcaaaaacaacaacaaggcaGCCTATGATTTAGTGATGAGCATGAGAGAGGACCAGAATGGAAAAAAGCAGCTCTGCATGAACACGCTCTACTCGGATCATCGACGTGCCCTGACCAGCGGCAACAGTTCTGAAGCCAGAGCAAGCAG AGATTTGCTGACAAACACCTTAGCAAGTGGAGACATGGAGAAAGTGTTGAAGCAGTCATTCATACTGGCTCACCCGAGATGTTCAGAGCACATCCGGAATAGTCTCG gaataaaacataacactGAAACCAAGAATTctggactgtctgactgtcacAAATATTACAAGGACGGTTTTGACAAACTTGTAGGTGAATACAGCAGGAAGAAGCTGATTGACCAAAACCAAACAGAACGCCTGATGCAGTGGGTGAAAGAAGAGAGATATTGGGACATGTCTGCAGTGGAGTATAAAGAAATTAAAGGAGCTATAAAAGATAAAGCcataaacagaagaaacacagacCACATGAGGCCAAATTATCAGCGTCATAAGCTGTAA